One Dermatophagoides farinae isolate YC_2012a chromosome 6, ASM2471394v1, whole genome shotgun sequence genomic window carries:
- the LOC142597618 gene encoding uncharacterized protein LOC142597618 isoform X2 — translation MNLSILFKTFFFFYFIVIINSYFILQSTEILKDDDCRDGEYHNGTKCICLPEFKNISGECQPRFGSCNKTSYCLPKFVCFEYYCKPDCGFNEKNGITTCESGCQETYHKKACIPYVRCDANKNCFGQQKCSSEEPMMTSTAETKTTDTTKTMTNNFKWKWWIIIGLIILLILIALVLLICIIKYRTNPSKNRELSGNNGSPPIETETFNLRERQSRNDYRRNDNENENEEPLFRSEQLSDVDVATEHPIENRILTPHVKEKKFNASLKGIMLNFFKTKIY, via the exons atgaatctttcaattctttttaaaactttttttttcttctatttcATTGTGATTATCAattcttattttattttacaatCAACAG AAATAttaaaagatgatgattgtagaGATGGAGAATATCATAACGGTACAAAGTGCATTTGTTTACCTGAATTTAAAAACATATCAGGTGAATGTCAACCAAGATTTGGCTCTTGCAATAAAACAAGCTATTGTCTTCCTAAATTTGTATGTTTTGAATATTATTGTAAACCGGATTGTGGGTTTAATGAAAAGAATGGAATCACCACATGTGAATCTGGTTGTCAAGAAACCTATCACAAGAAAGCTTGTATTCCATATGTAAGATGCGatgcaaataaaaattgtttcggccaacaaaaatgttcatcTGAAG AGCCAATGATGACCAGCACTGCAGAAACAAAGACGACTGATACTACAAAAACGATGACAAATAACTTTAAATGGAAGTGgtggattattattggattgattatattattaattttaattgcaTTAGTATTATTAATTTGTATAATAAAGTATCGGACAAATCCATCAAAAAATCGGGAACTATCAG GAAATAACGGGTCGCCACCAATTGAAACTGAAACTTTTAATTTACGCGAAAGGCAGTCAAGAAACGACTATAGAAGAAATGataacgaaaatgaaaatgaagaaccTCTTTTTCGATCTGAACAGCTCTCAGACGTGGACGTGGCTACTGAGCACCCAAttgaaaatagaattttgaCGCCCCATgtcaaggaaaaaaaatttaatgctTCCCTAAAAGGAATaatgttaaatttttttaaaactaaaatttattaa
- the LOC142597618 gene encoding uncharacterized protein LOC142597618 isoform X1 encodes MNLSILFKTFFFFYFIVIINSYFILQSTEILKDDDCRDGEYHNGTKCICLPEFKNISGECQPRFGSCNKTSYCLPKFVCFEYYCKPDCGFNEKNGITTCESGCQETYHKKACIPYVRCDANKNCFGQQKCSSEGNCECFSGLPDKNYDCPDLHLMTPNTTEPMMTSTAETKTTDTTKTMTNNFKWKWWIIIGLIILLILIALVLLICIIKYRTNPSKNRELSGNNGSPPIETETFNLRERQSRNDYRRNDNENENEEPLFRSEQLSDVDVATEHPIENRILTPHVKEKKFNASLKGIMLNFFKTKIY; translated from the exons atgaatctttcaattctttttaaaactttttttttcttctatttcATTGTGATTATCAattcttattttattttacaatCAACAG AAATAttaaaagatgatgattgtagaGATGGAGAATATCATAACGGTACAAAGTGCATTTGTTTACCTGAATTTAAAAACATATCAGGTGAATGTCAACCAAGATTTGGCTCTTGCAATAAAACAAGCTATTGTCTTCCTAAATTTGTATGTTTTGAATATTATTGTAAACCGGATTGTGGGTTTAATGAAAAGAATGGAATCACCACATGTGAATCTGGTTGTCAAGAAACCTATCACAAGAAAGCTTGTATTCCATATGTAAGATGCGatgcaaataaaaattgtttcggccaacaaaaatgttcatcTGAAGGTAAttgtgaatgtttttcaGGCTTACCGGATAAAAATTACGATTGTCCAGATTTGCATTTAATGACTCCGAATACTACAGAGCCAATGATGACCAGCACTGCAGAAACAAAGACGACTGATACTACAAAAACGATGACAAATAACTTTAAATGGAAGTGgtggattattattggattgattatattattaattttaattgcaTTAGTATTATTAATTTGTATAATAAAGTATCGGACAAATCCATCAAAAAATCGGGAACTATCAG GAAATAACGGGTCGCCACCAATTGAAACTGAAACTTTTAATTTACGCGAAAGGCAGTCAAGAAACGACTATAGAAGAAATGataacgaaaatgaaaatgaagaaccTCTTTTTCGATCTGAACAGCTCTCAGACGTGGACGTGGCTACTGAGCACCCAAttgaaaatagaattttgaCGCCCCATgtcaaggaaaaaaaatttaatgctTCCCTAAAAGGAATaatgttaaatttttttaaaactaaaatttattaa